A DNA window from Anaerocolumna sp. AGMB13020 contains the following coding sequences:
- a CDS encoding GMC family oxidoreductase N-terminal domain-containing protein: protein MDADVIIIGSGGGGGVVAKELGEKGLKVLALDAGPWYGNTNWPEPNTERGAVSSSSYEDLSIELLRKDFTLLEDDMNDYVTGKFRWGPADREKPPWFRKIIQGGYIWQNAGIGGSTLHYYANCPRAYPQSVNNIWPISYDELVPYYEKVEAALPVGIGAMTAKEELFLYCFKNAGYKPITTQNISEPGYRLQPNAILSPNPRINDPEFDFVNNQSVGCTLKGHCVNGCATGPSVDSVAKRSTLVSYVPRALRSGNVEIRPNTFVTRILTEQGPEGLQAMGVKFRDTWTGETGELTAKVVIMSAGGIETPRLWLNSELPENPWVGRGLINHWFDSVSGIFEEETLMNILGVSDIKPFVGQNAAARFDYPGYGVIEVYGTSPGLYASMVYGSSNQGFQGQNLRSEEVPWDYEGNIIGEQLKTFMREYNRTISMLIFTDDEVRQSNSVTLDPFLKDENGYIPVVNYSPSATDAMKRNTLAKIAADILRKAGARTVIRSNWSPGVFLHIISTMRIGYVTDTNCEAKQVNRLYIADNSVLFNGLGGPNPTLTNQAMATRTAEKIAEKYFS from the coding sequence ATGGATGCAGATGTTATAATAATTGGCTCCGGAGGAGGAGGAGGGGTTGTTGCCAAAGAACTGGGGGAAAAGGGATTAAAAGTCCTGGCGCTGGATGCAGGACCCTGGTATGGTAACACGAACTGGCCTGAACCAAATACCGAAAGAGGAGCCGTCAGCAGTTCTTCTTATGAGGATTTAAGCATTGAGCTGCTGCGAAAGGATTTTACTTTACTGGAAGATGATATGAATGATTATGTAACGGGAAAATTCAGGTGGGGTCCTGCTGACAGAGAGAAGCCGCCATGGTTTCGTAAAATCATACAGGGAGGTTATATCTGGCAGAATGCAGGAATTGGAGGCAGTACTCTGCATTACTACGCCAACTGCCCCAGGGCTTACCCTCAATCCGTAAATAATATCTGGCCTATTTCTTATGATGAATTAGTACCTTATTATGAGAAAGTAGAGGCTGCCTTGCCCGTAGGTATCGGCGCCATGACAGCGAAAGAAGAATTATTTCTTTACTGTTTTAAAAATGCAGGCTACAAGCCTATTACCACACAGAATATATCAGAACCGGGATATCGCCTCCAGCCCAATGCGATTTTATCCCCTAATCCCAGAATAAATGATCCAGAATTTGATTTCGTGAATAATCAAAGTGTAGGCTGTACTTTAAAAGGACATTGTGTAAATGGATGTGCCACTGGGCCTTCTGTAGACAGTGTTGCAAAGCGCTCTACGCTGGTTAGTTATGTACCTCGGGCATTACGTTCTGGAAATGTTGAAATCCGTCCGAATACCTTTGTTACGCGGATTCTTACAGAACAGGGGCCAGAGGGCTTACAGGCTATGGGCGTTAAGTTTCGAGACACCTGGACAGGTGAAACCGGAGAGCTTACTGCAAAAGTAGTTATAATGAGTGCTGGTGGCATTGAAACACCCCGTCTTTGGCTGAATTCTGAGCTTCCTGAGAATCCTTGGGTGGGGCGCGGTTTAATTAACCACTGGTTTGACAGTGTATCCGGCATATTTGAAGAAGAAACCTTAATGAATATTCTTGGTGTCTCAGATATTAAACCATTTGTTGGGCAGAACGCTGCTGCACGATTTGATTATCCCGGATACGGTGTAATAGAGGTCTATGGCACAAGTCCCGGGCTTTATGCCTCCATGGTCTATGGCAGCAGTAATCAAGGTTTTCAAGGGCAGAACCTTAGAAGCGAAGAGGTGCCGTGGGATTATGAAGGAAATATTATTGGGGAACAGTTAAAAACATTTATGAGAGAATATAATAGGACGATTAGTATGTTAATATTTACAGACGATGAAGTCAGACAGAGTAACAGTGTAACACTGGATCCTTTTCTAAAGGATGAGAATGGGTATATTCCTGTTGTCAATTACTCACCCAGTGCCACAGATGCCATGAAGCGTAATACACTAGCAAAAATCGCAGCGGACATCCTAAGAAAAGCCGGAGCTAGAACAGTAATTCGTTCTAACTGGTCTCCTGGAGTCTTTCTTCATATTATAAGTACCATGAGAATCGGATATGTAACAGATACCAATTGCGAAGCAAAACAGGTAAATCGATTATACATAGCAGACAACAGTGTACTATTTAACGGTCTTGGTGGTCCCAATCCAACCTTGACCAATCAGGCAATGGCAACCCGGACGGCAGAAAAGATTGCGGAAAAATACTTCAGCTGA
- a CDS encoding CPBP family intramembrane glutamic endopeptidase, which yields MKKSKILSASEEYVQHTMKYGRTDALLACSIFVVMLLLFGLMGKVFVYVDNNFRLTETYIFYITGIISLFLIALVFLLCFIRKQKFTTIGFDKTHAIKSLSMGILLFIIVIVLRGIIPVISGSRIQTDIGQIAMRTIYYFVFVALMEEIIVRGYIGTRLYGYLRNKGLSILIVGLMFSFEHIPFQLMITQMNLLEYIIMNWYDLLRVTIFHFWFQWLYSKYNSIIAPTIFHFIWDFIQWFVIA from the coding sequence ATGAAAAAATCAAAGATATTAAGTGCCAGTGAAGAATATGTACAGCACACTATGAAATATGGAAGAACAGATGCACTGCTTGCATGTAGTATTTTTGTTGTTATGCTATTATTATTTGGCTTAATGGGGAAGGTTTTTGTTTATGTGGATAATAATTTTAGACTTACAGAAACATATATTTTTTATATTACCGGGATTATTTCATTATTTTTGATAGCTCTTGTATTTTTGCTTTGTTTCATACGTAAGCAGAAATTTACCACAATAGGATTTGATAAGACCCATGCTATAAAGTCTTTGAGTATGGGCATTTTGTTATTTATAATAGTCATTGTATTAAGGGGTATTATCCCTGTTATTTCTGGTTCAAGAATCCAAACGGATATTGGACAAATTGCTATGAGAACGATTTACTATTTCGTTTTTGTGGCATTAATGGAAGAAATCATTGTCAGGGGTTATATCGGTACCAGATTGTATGGTTATTTAAGGAATAAGGGGTTATCTATTCTCATAGTTGGCCTGATGTTTTCTTTTGAACATATACCATTTCAATTAATGATTACACAGATGAATTTGTTAGAATACATAATTATGAATTGGTACGATTTGCTTCGAGTTACTATATTTCATTTTTGGTTTCAATGGTTATATTCAAAGTATAATAGTATTATTGCTCCAACAATTTTTCATTTTATCTGGGATTTTATTCAGTGGTTTGTTATTGCTTGA
- a CDS encoding DUF1697 domain-containing protein, whose product MENRYCAFLRGVNVRGTAMKMDKLAVSFSEMGFDNIKTIQASGNVLFNNNHNINQEELKDMIEEELSRYFDYEANVFIRNKGEIEEILTACSKIPTPEECHHYILLCDYKEYMEEIQDIFKRLSPTLPEQFHTLSSEGKALPEAIWIVPKGSTLSSEFGAKVLGSKKYKSIFTSRNKNTLEKVYKSL is encoded by the coding sequence ATGGAGAACAGGTACTGTGCTTTTTTAAGAGGAGTTAATGTGAGAGGGACGGCTATGAAGATGGACAAGCTGGCAGTTTCTTTTTCTGAAATGGGTTTTGATAATATCAAAACCATACAAGCTTCCGGAAACGTCTTATTTAACAATAATCATAATATAAACCAAGAAGAATTAAAGGATATGATTGAAGAGGAATTAAGCAGGTATTTTGACTATGAGGCCAATGTATTCATAAGAAATAAAGGAGAAATTGAAGAAATCCTGACAGCCTGCAGTAAAATACCCACACCGGAGGAATGTCATCACTATATACTGCTATGTGACTACAAGGAGTATATGGAAGAGATTCAGGATATTTTTAAGAGATTATCGCCAACCTTACCGGAGCAATTCCATACCCTTTCATCAGAGGGAAAAGCCTTGCCGGAAGCAATCTGGATAGTACCGAAAGGCTCAACCTTATCCTCTGAATTTGGAGCAAAGGTTCTTGGCAGTAAGAAATATAAAAGTATATTTACTTCACGAAATAAAAACACTCTGGAGAAAGTCTACAAATCGCTGTGA
- a CDS encoding EFR1 family ferrodoxin (N-terminal region resembles flavodoxins. C-terminal ferrodoxin region binds two 4Fe-4S clusters.): MVLYFSGTGNSRYVAKIIAEKTKDALISMNELIKTGSREELISPDRPFVFVCPTYAWRIPRVVEEFIRTATFTGNQKVYFLMTCGDDTANAIGYIKELCKFKHFELQGFAEIIMPENYITMYSAPEKAVAKEIIEKSTPFILKLAENIQEGSAFDTFTAKAKAKSGFINTAFYGLVVKAKGFHATDQCISCRKCVKLCPLNNIEMSGNKPAWNNHCTHCMACICGCPVAAIEYKNKTQGKTRYYLDTL; the protein is encoded by the coding sequence ATGGTTTTATATTTTAGCGGTACCGGGAACAGCCGTTATGTGGCTAAGATTATTGCAGAGAAAACAAAAGATGCACTGATTTCTATGAATGAACTGATAAAAACTGGAAGTAGAGAAGAACTGATTTCTCCTGACAGACCTTTTGTTTTTGTTTGTCCCACTTATGCCTGGAGAATCCCCCGGGTTGTTGAAGAGTTCATCCGTACTGCCACATTTACTGGTAATCAAAAAGTATATTTTCTTATGACCTGCGGTGATGACACAGCCAATGCCATAGGTTATATCAAAGAATTATGTAAGTTTAAACACTTTGAATTACAAGGGTTTGCAGAGATTATTATGCCAGAGAACTACATCACCATGTATTCCGCTCCTGAGAAAGCCGTTGCGAAGGAGATCATAGAAAAAAGTACTCCTTTCATCCTGAAACTTGCAGAAAACATTCAAGAGGGCAGTGCCTTTGACACTTTTACTGCAAAAGCTAAAGCAAAGAGTGGTTTTATAAATACTGCCTTTTATGGGCTTGTGGTTAAAGCAAAAGGATTTCATGCAACGGATCAATGTATAAGCTGCCGTAAATGTGTAAAGCTATGTCCCTTAAACAATATTGAAATGTCGGGCAATAAACCTGCCTGGAATAATCATTGTACCCATTGTATGGCATGTATCTGCGGCTGTCCTGTCGCTGCCATTGAATATAAAAATAAGACCCAGGGTAAGACCAGATATTATCTGGATACCTTATAG
- a CDS encoding helix-turn-helix domain-containing protein, whose product MDWQKGMSQAIDYIERNIMEEVDYKEAARYTGCSVWEFQRIFSFLTHLSLGEYIRGRRLSLAAAELQTEETKIIDIALKYGYESHAAFSRAFARFYGITPSEARNTDVILKAYPQLNFQIIMNERIEEMKKYSSRGYVVRENGPVYFTEDMDKTIKWFEEVLGWYGDVAARNSEGAGEYGCVFDYPGEVAVTHIVPFRGFHLFKGEAIKGVAGFLMVEGLNSLHALVKKNGWEQISDISEQPWGSKECSITTIDGSVLRFFETYK is encoded by the coding sequence ATGGATTGGCAGAAAGGTATGAGTCAGGCGATTGATTATATTGAAAGAAATATAATGGAGGAGGTGGATTATAAAGAGGCGGCCAGATATACCGGATGTTCCGTTTGGGAATTTCAACGTATATTTTCCTTCCTCACACATCTATCACTGGGGGAATATATTCGGGGCAGGAGGTTATCATTAGCTGCAGCAGAACTTCAGACAGAGGAAACAAAGATTATCGACATTGCCTTGAAATATGGTTATGAATCCCATGCGGCTTTTTCCAGAGCATTTGCAAGATTTTATGGGATTACCCCTTCAGAAGCCAGAAATACAGACGTTATACTGAAAGCTTATCCTCAGCTTAACTTCCAAATAATTATGAATGAGAGGATTGAAGAGATGAAGAAGTATAGCAGCCGAGGTTATGTGGTAAGAGAAAATGGTCCCGTATATTTTACGGAAGATATGGACAAAACCATTAAATGGTTTGAGGAAGTTTTGGGATGGTACGGAGATGTTGCAGCAAGGAACAGTGAGGGAGCCGGCGAATACGGTTGCGTATTCGATTATCCAGGTGAAGTAGCCGTAACGCATATTGTTCCTTTTAGAGGCTTTCATCTTTTTAAGGGAGAGGCGATAAAAGGAGTAGCAGGTTTCCTAATGGTAGAAGGCTTGAATTCTTTGCATGCTCTCGTTAAGAAAAACGGCTGGGAGCAGATTTCTGATATTTCAGAACAGCCCTGGGGGAGCAAAGAATGCAGTATAACTACAATAGACGGAAGTGTCTTGCGTTTTTTTGAGACTTATAAGTAA
- a CDS encoding helix-turn-helix domain-containing protein translates to MVVSMIIINIDVMLAKRKMSVTELSERVGITMANISILKNGKAKAIKIDTLDKICKALDCQPGDILEWRGEGPGALL, encoded by the coding sequence ATGGTTGTTTCTATGATTATAATAAACATTGACGTTATGCTGGCCAAGAGAAAAATGAGTGTTACAGAACTCTCCGAAAGAGTCGGTATCACTATGGCCAATATATCTATATTAAAGAACGGAAAAGCAAAAGCCATTAAAATTGATACTCTGGATAAAATCTGTAAAGCCCTGGATTGCCAACCAGGTGATATCTTGGAGTGGAGGGGGGAGGGGCCTGGAGCACTTCTATAA
- a CDS encoding GNAT family N-acetyltransferase yields the protein MTNQEILRIAMEQSAIDANCSPADFTLKENIIVYSQNNSAARKYLKLPLYCNLISYGNNIVASINKEIEAVVQAYIEKYPTEHCFETPNMHVLNDELQKRDMRICHMAEYFLPDLKVLKILSCKYPVKVLTGEDFTDLYKEEWSNALCEARKTLDVLGVAAYDGDKIIGLAGCSADCDRMWQIGIDVLPEYRRQGIAAALTSRLAVEVLERGKVPFYCAAWSNIRSVRNAIKSGFRPAWVEMTAKSTGQVAEMNR from the coding sequence ATGACAAATCAGGAAATACTTAGAATAGCTATGGAGCAGTCTGCAATAGATGCTAATTGCTCACCGGCGGATTTTACACTAAAAGAGAATATAATAGTCTACTCACAGAATAATTCAGCTGCCAGAAAATATTTAAAACTTCCGCTTTATTGTAATTTAATATCTTATGGCAATAACATTGTAGCCTCCATAAACAAAGAAATTGAGGCGGTTGTACAGGCATATATAGAAAAGTATCCCACGGAACACTGTTTCGAAACACCCAATATGCATGTTTTAAACGATGAACTCCAGAAAAGGGATATGAGAATCTGTCATATGGCAGAGTATTTTCTCCCAGATCTTAAGGTACTGAAAATCCTATCTTGTAAGTATCCTGTAAAGGTATTGACAGGAGAGGATTTTACAGACCTGTATAAAGAAGAATGGAGCAATGCTTTGTGTGAGGCCAGAAAAACGCTGGATGTATTAGGAGTTGCGGCTTATGATGGTGATAAAATTATTGGACTGGCAGGCTGCTCGGCAGATTGCGATAGGATGTGGCAGATTGGAATTGATGTATTGCCGGAATACAGAAGGCAGGGAATAGCAGCGGCTCTTACCAGTCGTCTGGCAGTGGAAGTATTAGAACGTGGTAAGGTACCTTTTTATTGTGCGGCCTGGAGTAACATAAGGTCAGTTCGAAATGCTATAAAGAGTGGTTTTCGACCTGCCTGGGTTGAGATGACAGCAAAGAGTACAGGACAGGTTGCCGAGATGAACAGATGA
- a CDS encoding cysteine hydrolase family protein, with translation MDKAVLLVVDIQTVIMEEHPYNEVHFLEGVKKMISYARAKEMEVIYVRHNDGPGSSMEYGSRGWQIYSEIAPLETDRIFEKRYNSAFRQTGLKEYLDSKGIKKIYLVGLQTEYCIDATCKSAFEQEYEVIIPEGTNSTVDNQFMTGKQVYEYINFALWNNRFAKVIPLEEVLNQ, from the coding sequence ATGGACAAGGCAGTATTATTAGTAGTGGACATTCAAACAGTTATTATGGAGGAACATCCATATAATGAAGTGCATTTTCTTGAAGGTGTAAAGAAAATGATTTCTTATGCCAGAGCGAAAGAGATGGAAGTGATCTATGTCAGACACAACGACGGACCCGGAAGCAGCATGGAGTATGGCAGCAGAGGGTGGCAGATATATAGCGAGATTGCACCCTTAGAAACAGACAGAATCTTTGAGAAAAGGTATAACAGTGCTTTCCGGCAAACCGGCTTGAAGGAATATCTTGACAGTAAAGGTATTAAAAAGATCTACCTTGTGGGCCTTCAAACCGAGTATTGTATTGATGCAACCTGTAAATCTGCCTTTGAACAGGAATATGAAGTAATTATACCGGAGGGTACGAATTCAACCGTTGATAATCAGTTTATGACCGGAAAGCAAGTGTATGAATATATTAATTTTGCCTTATGGAATAACAGATTTGCTAAAGTAATACCTCTTGAGGAAGTATTAAACCAGTAA
- a CDS encoding Gfo/Idh/MocA family protein yields MTVRFGIIGLGGIASRFAGVLKNAEGTSLAAVASRDMERSEAFAKEYNAGRAYDNYDALLQDDEVDIVYVALTHNFHYDIIKKCILQGKAVLCEKPFVTTQRDADELIELAKEKNVLLMEAMWSRCIPAFRKAREWVAGGLIGKPQLVQAAFCFHIPFDAEHRLFNPELAGGSLYDAGVYPIEFATGILGENPVEVSGIAHKCTTGVDDFTVINLGFASGALASLACGLNARVSQDAIVYGTDGKVVVYNFLGAHKTERYNENGELLETFEEEFEDGFIYEIQHISELYRNKKIESEYIPLKDTSACAGIFDKLIEKWQ; encoded by the coding sequence ATGACAGTGAGATTTGGTATTATTGGGCTTGGCGGTATTGCAAGCAGATTTGCAGGTGTTTTAAAAAATGCAGAGGGTACAAGCCTTGCAGCAGTTGCTTCAAGAGATATGGAAAGGTCTGAAGCATTTGCGAAGGAATATAATGCTGGAAGAGCATATGATAATTATGATGCATTATTACAGGATGATGAAGTCGATATCGTTTATGTGGCATTAACCCATAACTTTCATTATGATATTATAAAAAAATGCATACTTCAGGGAAAGGCTGTGCTTTGTGAAAAACCTTTTGTTACCACTCAAAGGGATGCAGATGAATTGATTGAGCTGGCAAAAGAGAAAAATGTTCTTTTAATGGAAGCTATGTGGAGCAGATGTATCCCTGCTTTTAGAAAAGCAAGGGAATGGGTTGCAGGGGGGCTTATCGGTAAACCACAGCTTGTACAGGCAGCTTTCTGTTTTCATATTCCTTTTGATGCAGAACACAGGCTATTTAACCCCGAGCTAGCAGGTGGAAGTCTCTATGATGCTGGTGTATACCCCATTGAGTTTGCTACGGGTATCTTAGGAGAGAATCCGGTAGAAGTAAGTGGAATTGCTCATAAATGCACAACCGGAGTTGATGATTTTACAGTCATAAATCTTGGCTTTGCAAGCGGTGCATTAGCATCTTTGGCCTGCGGTCTGAATGCCAGGGTATCTCAGGATGCAATCGTCTATGGAACAGATGGAAAAGTGGTGGTATACAACTTCCTTGGGGCTCATAAAACAGAGAGATATAATGAAAATGGCGAATTGCTGGAGACCTTCGAAGAAGAATTTGAAGATGGTTTTATTTATGAAATCCAACATATCAGCGAACTGTACCGCAATAAGAAAATAGAGAGTGAATACATTCCTTTAAAAGATACCAGTGCATGTGCAGGTATATTTGACAAACTTATCGAGAAATGGCAATAG
- a CDS encoding TetR/AcrR family transcriptional regulator: MEDRRAVKTKRAIRNAFLELLKHKSINRISVVEISKLADLGRGTFYLHYKDVYDLMEQLENELIYHIELFYDQSYPCDNSMKILNFTDKLTEYMETNREVFLVLARTENGGRTLEKIKNFFNHKLQSDSSCSVTEADKVEVIFIIAGVFGVLETWLCEEMKMPGKAVSELLHKLLLKFES, encoded by the coding sequence ATGGAAGACAGAAGAGCTGTGAAAACAAAACGTGCAATTCGAAATGCATTTTTGGAATTATTAAAGCATAAGAGCATCAATAGGATCAGCGTAGTGGAGATATCAAAGCTTGCTGATTTGGGACGCGGGACATTTTATCTGCATTATAAGGATGTTTACGACCTGATGGAGCAACTTGAAAATGAATTGATCTATCATATTGAACTCTTCTATGATCAATCCTATCCCTGTGATAACTCTATGAAAATACTTAATTTTACGGATAAGCTAACCGAATACATGGAAACAAACCGCGAAGTATTTCTGGTGCTCGCCCGAACTGAAAATGGAGGCAGAACCTTGGAAAAGATAAAGAATTTTTTCAACCATAAGTTACAGTCGGATAGCTCCTGTTCTGTCACAGAAGCTGATAAGGTAGAGGTGATTTTTATTATCGCAGGAGTATTCGGCGTACTGGAAACCTGGTTATGCGAGGAGATGAAAATGCCTGGAAAAGCAGTCTCTGAACTGCTTCATAAACTGCTGTTAAAATTCGAATCGTGA
- a CDS encoding ACT domain-containing protein, with translation MDIKVLSHKFTVCKVSDISMIHFTDEFLFIGKTDEELSLVCTTEHAPESTMEREDGWKGFRIEGVLDFSLVGILSQISGLLAGNDIGIFAVSTYNTDYILTKEENFDSALKVLKDAGYHMVF, from the coding sequence ATGGATATCAAAGTATTAAGCCATAAATTCACTGTTTGTAAGGTATCAGATATATCTATGATTCATTTCACTGATGAATTTTTATTTATTGGGAAGACAGATGAGGAATTATCACTGGTCTGTACAACGGAGCATGCACCGGAGAGCACCATGGAGCGGGAAGATGGTTGGAAGGGGTTCCGTATTGAGGGAGTATTAGACTTCTCGCTGGTAGGTATTCTCAGTCAGATATCTGGACTTTTAGCAGGAAATGATATTGGAATATTTGCTGTGTCAACCTATAATACGGATTATATTCTAACCAAAGAAGAGAATTTTGACAGTGCCTTAAAAGTACTGAAGGATGCTGGATACCACATGGTTTTTTAA
- a CDS encoding YjjG family noncanonical pyrimidine nucleotidase — protein sequence MNYKILLFDLDDTLLDFAANEQYALKHLFEESGITFTKEVFDTYSRVNKDLWAAYEKGEIPLEEVLNTRFSKALLSLGKEADGRLWEQNYRERLGNGHEMLEGAAELIKRLSGSFRMFIVTNGVTETQIKRLKQSGLYSYFEDIFTSQAIGYQKPAAEFFDYVKSHVKDFDAESTLIIGDSLSSDIKGGNLAGIDTCWLNRNSAAPSADIISTYSIKNLYELLDIVGA from the coding sequence ATGAACTATAAGATTTTACTCTTTGATCTGGATGATACTCTATTGGACTTCGCTGCCAATGAACAATATGCCTTAAAGCATCTCTTTGAAGAAAGCGGTATCACCTTTACAAAGGAAGTCTTTGATACCTATTCAAGAGTTAATAAAGACCTTTGGGCTGCTTATGAAAAGGGTGAGATTCCGTTAGAGGAAGTATTAAATACCAGATTTTCAAAGGCCTTACTCTCACTTGGCAAAGAGGCTGATGGAAGGCTCTGGGAGCAAAACTACCGGGAACGGTTAGGAAACGGTCATGAAATGTTGGAAGGAGCGGCAGAGTTAATAAAGCGCTTATCAGGTTCCTTCCGTATGTTTATCGTGACAAACGGAGTAACAGAAACTCAGATAAAGCGCTTAAAACAATCCGGTTTATACTCTTATTTTGAGGATATATTTACTTCTCAGGCCATAGGATACCAGAAACCGGCTGCAGAATTCTTTGATTATGTAAAATCTCATGTAAAAGACTTTGATGCTGAAAGTACTTTAATAATTGGCGATTCCTTAAGCAGCGATATAAAAGGAGGCAATCTTGCCGGTATAGATACCTGCTGGCTCAACAGAAACTCTGCCGCACCTTCAGCAGATATCATAAGTACCTATAGCATAAAAAATTTATATGAGTTATTGGATATTGTCGGTGCCTGA
- a CDS encoding GNAT family N-acetyltransferase — translation MMEYRKARKSELGEIAVLLTVSFQDYGFFKMYIKNRERQFNFLHRILSTAVKAYYKKHVILVGVDKNKILAAALLKTPDKQELGLMDYVTAGGIKALLTGGIFNTFGFLKLAQEAGSACHSLPGRVWYLETLAVSASCQGQGLGSKILGEGIKPYIEKRGGGLLTLITNTEQNRLFYKKNGFDEFHEMTLERNGQKIGNWSYRMKIDKLK, via the coding sequence ATGATGGAATACAGAAAAGCAAGAAAAAGTGAACTTGGAGAAATTGCAGTTCTATTAACGGTATCTTTTCAAGATTATGGTTTCTTCAAGATGTATATTAAAAACAGAGAGAGACAATTCAACTTCCTGCACCGCATATTAAGCACTGCTGTCAAAGCTTATTATAAGAAGCATGTCATTTTAGTTGGAGTTGATAAGAATAAAATTTTGGCTGCCGCCTTATTAAAGACTCCTGATAAGCAGGAACTTGGATTAATGGATTATGTGACCGCGGGTGGAATCAAGGCATTACTTACTGGTGGAATTTTTAATACTTTTGGGTTTCTTAAGCTGGCTCAGGAAGCTGGTTCTGCATGCCACAGTCTGCCAGGTCGAGTATGGTATCTTGAAACCCTCGCAGTATCAGCTTCTTGTCAAGGGCAAGGATTAGGAAGTAAGATTCTCGGGGAAGGGATTAAACCTTATATTGAAAAAAGAGGTGGTGGTTTACTCACGCTCATCACCAATACGGAACAGAATCGGCTTTTCTATAAGAAAAATGGCTTTGATGAATTTCATGAGATGACACTGGAACGAAATGGTCAAAAGATCGGTAACTGGAGTTATCGAATGAAAATAGATAAGCTGAAATAA
- a CDS encoding aminoglycoside phosphotransferase family protein, protein MGKESTLIGKGNTAEIYQWEEDKILKLYYDYMPKEAAEWEYNITKQLSDRYTFLPKAYEKVQREDRFGAVYEKISGKAMLGEMFANLKEYKYYCRTLAGIHKDIQKNIDFEFISVKDKLRGDIARAEYLTEGEKTRINNYMNGLPEGSALCHFDFHPDNVILTDKGPITIDWMTACKGEPVADAARTYIMLKYSDIPAPNAFKKKLVRFFQGRMASAYIKEYLKITGLCMEDIKKWELPVVAARLSERRPESEAKILVRLIRRRLSTCT, encoded by the coding sequence ATGGGAAAGGAATCGACACTTATTGGAAAAGGAAATACGGCGGAGATATATCAGTGGGAGGAGGATAAAATTCTAAAACTCTACTACGATTATATGCCAAAAGAAGCCGCCGAATGGGAATATAATATAACGAAGCAATTATCAGACAGGTATACCTTCCTTCCAAAGGCCTATGAAAAAGTCCAGAGAGAAGACAGATTTGGTGCAGTCTATGAAAAGATATCGGGCAAAGCCATGCTGGGAGAGATGTTTGCTAACCTGAAGGAATACAAATATTATTGCAGAACACTGGCAGGAATCCATAAAGACATACAAAAAAATATTGATTTTGAGTTTATTTCTGTGAAGGATAAGCTGCGAGGTGATATTGCCAGAGCAGAATACCTGACGGAGGGAGAGAAGACCAGAATTAATAATTATATGAATGGACTGCCGGAAGGAAGCGCATTGTGTCATTTTGATTTTCATCCGGATAATGTAATCCTTACTGACAAAGGTCCAATAACCATTGACTGGATGACTGCCTGTAAAGGTGAGCCTGTTGCAGATGCTGCTAGAACTTATATAATGCTAAAATACAGTGATATTCCTGCACCTAATGCTTTTAAGAAGAAACTGGTCCGTTTCTTTCAGGGAAGAATGGCGTCCGCTTATATAAAAGAATATCTAAAGATAACCGGGCTTTGTATGGAGGATATAAAGAAATGGGAACTTCCTGTAGTAGCAGCCAGATTATCGGAAAGAAGACCAGAAAGTGAAGCAAAAATACTGGTCAGACTTATTCGCAGAAGGTTAAGCACCTGTACTTAA